From the genome of Variovorax sp. RA8, one region includes:
- a CDS encoding SDR family oxidoreductase gives MPSTQDTSSDTSETAEQQRKVQREQDAKDRKSGEAKPSKKAVQAGHRPEPENPMPAQHLEKPGIEAEMDLQPRFQASGYLGSGKLDGMVALVTGGDSGIGRAVALLYAREGADVAIVYLEDEQVDAEETRRCIHEEGRHCVLIPGDVRDPEFCRRAVKETLEAFGKLDILVNNAAFQLHAANIEDISDERLDLTFKTNIYGYFQMARAAVPHLPRGGSIINTGSVTGLEGSAHLLDYSTTKGAIHAFTKSLASNLLDKGIRVNAVAPGPVWTPLNPADRSADEVQNFGKQTDMKRPAQPEELSPAYVFLAAPACASYITGIVLPITGSVGAV, from the coding sequence ATGCCTTCCACCCAGGACACTTCGTCGGACACCAGCGAGACCGCCGAGCAGCAGCGCAAGGTGCAGCGCGAACAGGACGCCAAGGACCGCAAGTCCGGCGAAGCCAAGCCCAGCAAGAAGGCGGTGCAGGCCGGCCACCGACCCGAGCCCGAGAACCCGATGCCCGCCCAGCACCTCGAGAAGCCCGGCATCGAGGCCGAGATGGACCTGCAACCGCGCTTCCAGGCCTCCGGCTACCTCGGCAGCGGCAAGCTCGACGGCATGGTGGCGCTGGTGACCGGCGGCGACTCCGGAATCGGACGCGCAGTGGCGTTGCTCTACGCGCGCGAAGGCGCGGACGTGGCCATCGTCTACCTCGAGGACGAGCAGGTCGATGCCGAGGAAACAAGGCGGTGCATCCATGAAGAGGGCCGCCACTGCGTGCTGATCCCCGGCGACGTGCGCGATCCGGAGTTCTGCCGACGCGCGGTGAAGGAAACGCTCGAGGCCTTCGGCAAGCTCGACATCCTGGTCAACAACGCCGCCTTCCAGCTGCACGCGGCCAACATCGAGGACATCAGCGACGAGCGGCTGGACCTCACCTTCAAGACCAACATCTACGGCTATTTCCAGATGGCACGCGCCGCCGTGCCGCACCTGCCCCGCGGCGGCTCGATCATCAACACCGGGTCCGTCACCGGGCTGGAGGGCAGCGCGCACCTGCTCGACTATTCGACCACCAAGGGCGCAATCCACGCCTTCACGAAGTCGCTGGCCAGCAACCTGCTCGACAAGGGCATCCGCGTGAACGCGGTGGCGCCGGGCCCGGTGTGGACGCCGCTCAATCCCGCGGACCGTTCGGCCGACGAGGTGCAGAACTTCGGCAAGCAGACCGACATGAAGCGGCCGGCCCAGCCGGAAGAGCTGTCGCCGGCCTACGTGTTCCTGGCGGCGCCCGCGTGCGCGAGCTACATCACGGGCATCGTGCTGCCGATCACCGGGAGCGTCGGGGCGGTATAA
- a CDS encoding YihY/virulence factor BrkB family protein yields the protein MNLKHLYALCRQSVSAWVDDYAPSMGAAISYYTIFSLTPLLVIVIAIAGALFGREAAQGRIVEQISGLVGREGATAVEAMLRSVSEPDKGLIAGLISAVVLLVGATTVFAELQSALDRIWHVPEREKPSGLWAVLRARLLSFGLILGLAFLLMVSLVVSAGLSAFGNWFGGLLPGWEVLLHALNMLISLGIVTLLFAMIYKLMPTARIAWRDVWIGALVTAVLFELGKLGIGLYLGKSGVNESFAAAGSLVLLVAWVYYAVQIFLLGAEFTKVYANSQGSTSGTKAVQATKVAAAEAEAGTDRVDGAELRPALAQAAPDYSAIGRTARTQEEIDRRVDRASATLLRQVLLLGALTLGNVLAEHWARRQRKAGRRRAVIPPRRSR from the coding sequence ATGAACCTCAAGCACCTGTACGCCCTTTGCCGACAGTCCGTCTCTGCCTGGGTCGACGACTACGCGCCGAGCATGGGCGCCGCGATCTCGTACTACACGATCTTCTCGCTCACTCCGCTGCTGGTGATCGTGATCGCGATCGCGGGTGCGCTGTTCGGACGCGAGGCAGCGCAGGGCCGCATCGTCGAGCAGATTTCCGGCCTGGTGGGGCGCGAGGGCGCGACCGCGGTCGAGGCGATGCTGCGCAGCGTGAGCGAGCCCGACAAGGGCCTGATCGCGGGCCTGATCAGCGCTGTGGTGCTGCTGGTCGGCGCCACGACCGTGTTCGCAGAGCTGCAGAGCGCGCTCGACCGCATCTGGCACGTCCCCGAGCGCGAGAAGCCCTCCGGCCTATGGGCGGTACTGCGCGCGCGGCTGCTGTCCTTCGGGCTGATCCTGGGCCTGGCTTTCCTGCTGATGGTGTCGCTGGTGGTGAGCGCCGGACTGTCGGCCTTCGGCAACTGGTTCGGCGGGCTGCTGCCAGGCTGGGAAGTGCTGCTGCACGCACTCAACATGCTGATCTCGCTGGGCATCGTCACGCTGCTGTTCGCGATGATCTACAAGCTGATGCCGACGGCGCGTATTGCGTGGCGGGACGTCTGGATCGGTGCCCTGGTGACGGCGGTCCTCTTCGAGCTCGGCAAGCTGGGCATCGGGCTGTACCTGGGCAAGAGCGGCGTCAACGAGTCCTTTGCCGCGGCGGGCTCGCTGGTGCTGCTGGTGGCGTGGGTGTACTACGCGGTGCAGATCTTCCTGCTGGGGGCCGAGTTCACCAAGGTCTACGCCAACTCGCAGGGCTCGACGTCGGGCACGAAGGCGGTCCAGGCCACGAAGGTCGCGGCGGCTGAAGCGGAGGCGGGGACGGACCGCGTGGATGGCGCGGAACTGCGGCCGGCGCTCGCCCAGGCAGCGCCGGACTACTCGGCCATCGGCCGCACGGCGCGCACGCAGGAGGAGATCGATCGCCGGGTGGACCGCGCGAGCGCCACGCTGCTGCGACAGGTGCTGCTGCTGGGGGCGCTCACCCTCGGCAACGTGCTGGCCGAGCACTGGGCGCGGCGCCAGCGCAAGGCCGGACGCCGCCGCGCCGTTATACCGCCCCGACGCTCCCGGTGA
- a CDS encoding LysR family transcriptional regulator encodes MSNRLEALRIFCTAADAANFREAAIRLSVSPQVVTRAVRELEEELGEPLFHRSTRGVQLTDFGRALVERARTAVGGVDALFHRTDRRALSQHAGTVRVTVPSVFGRRWIPQLLAPVLAGHPGLLLDLRLSEEMADVVDQHIDIGVRVGRQPDSRFVARTVERMALMVVAAPALIARTGVPRSIEDLQRLPLTALIDPRSGRPWYWAFSRKRQMPVSAPAFVTDDTDAECTAVLAGLGFGQLVAPLAQPWLQTGQLVSVLDAEAPEPWPVHVWRAQRAPVPARVRLVYDTLVRAWAGGAKPTR; translated from the coding sequence ATGTCCAACCGCCTCGAAGCCCTGCGCATCTTCTGCACCGCCGCGGACGCGGCCAACTTCCGCGAAGCGGCGATCCGCCTGTCGGTCTCGCCGCAGGTGGTGACGCGCGCGGTGCGCGAGCTGGAGGAGGAGCTGGGCGAGCCGCTGTTCCACCGCAGCACCCGCGGGGTGCAGCTCACCGATTTCGGGCGCGCCCTGGTCGAGCGGGCGCGCACCGCGGTGGGCGGCGTGGATGCGCTCTTCCATCGCACCGACCGGCGCGCGCTCTCGCAGCACGCGGGCACGGTGCGGGTGACGGTGCCCAGCGTGTTCGGCCGCCGCTGGATTCCGCAGCTGCTGGCACCGGTGCTGGCCGGCCATCCCGGCCTGCTGCTGGACCTTCGGCTGTCGGAGGAGATGGCCGACGTGGTCGACCAGCACATCGACATCGGCGTGCGCGTGGGCCGCCAGCCCGACAGCCGCTTCGTGGCCCGCACGGTGGAGCGCATGGCGCTGATGGTGGTGGCGGCGCCGGCGCTCATAGCCCGCACTGGCGTACCGCGCAGCATCGAGGACCTCCAGCGCCTGCCCCTCACGGCCTTGATCGATCCCAGGTCGGGCCGGCCCTGGTACTGGGCCTTCAGCCGCAAGCGCCAGATGCCGGTATCCGCGCCGGCCTTCGTCACCGACGACACCGATGCCGAATGCACCGCCGTGCTGGCCGGCCTGGGCTTCGGGCAGCTGGTGGCGCCGCTGGCGCAGCCCTGGCTGCAGACCGGGCAGCTGGTCTCGGTGCTCGATGCCGAGGCGCCCGAGCCGTGGCCCGTGCACGTGTGGCGCGCGCAGCGCGCGCCCGTGCCCGCGCGCGTGCGGCTGGTGTACGACACGCTGGTGCGCGCATGGGCTGGCGGCGCGAAGCCGACGCGCTGA
- a CDS encoding SDR family oxidoreductase, protein MTSVQDNIRGKVAIVTGASSGLGESTARHLAARGAKVVLAARRTDRLEQLVAEIREAGGEAIAVATDVAKRADLEKLAEAAVEAFGRIDVLVNNAGVMPLSPLGKLKVDEWDRTIDVNIKGVLYGIAAVLPRMQAQGSGHIVNVASIAGLKVFTPIGTVYSATKFAVRAISEGLRVEVGNSGVRVTIVSPGAVESELKFGTTDAETAAGVQAFYEASQIPADSVARAVVYAVEQPADVDINEVVLRPVSQDF, encoded by the coding sequence ATGACATCCGTTCAAGACAACATTCGCGGCAAGGTCGCCATCGTCACCGGCGCCAGCAGCGGGCTCGGCGAATCGACCGCGCGCCACCTGGCCGCGCGCGGCGCCAAGGTGGTGCTGGCGGCGCGGCGCACCGACCGGCTCGAGCAGCTGGTCGCCGAGATCCGCGAAGCCGGCGGCGAGGCCATCGCGGTCGCCACCGACGTGGCGAAACGCGCCGACCTCGAGAAGCTGGCGGAGGCCGCCGTCGAAGCCTTCGGCCGCATCGACGTGCTGGTCAACAACGCCGGCGTGATGCCGCTGTCGCCGCTGGGGAAGCTCAAGGTCGACGAGTGGGACCGCACCATCGACGTCAACATCAAGGGCGTGCTCTACGGCATCGCCGCCGTGCTGCCGCGCATGCAGGCGCAGGGCAGCGGCCACATCGTCAACGTCGCATCGATCGCGGGACTGAAGGTATTCACGCCCATCGGCACCGTGTACAGCGCCACCAAGTTTGCGGTGCGGGCGATCTCCGAGGGTTTGCGCGTGGAGGTGGGCAACAGCGGCGTGCGCGTGACCATCGTGTCGCCCGGCGCGGTGGAGTCCGAGCTGAAGTTCGGCACCACCGATGCGGAGACGGCCGCCGGCGTGCAGGCCTTCTACGAAGCGAGCCAGATCCCCGCCGATTCCGTGGCACGCGCGGTGGTGTATGCGGTCGAGCAGCCCGCGGACGTCGACATCAACGAAGTGGTGCTGCGGCCGGTGTCTCAGGACTTCTGA
- a CDS encoding SDR family oxidoreductase — protein sequence MSSSSSSPAFPSPSASYKLSPVVVLTGASSGIGRAAAIAFAGEGADLVLAAREREALEVVAAECSEAGARVLVQPTDVTDAAAVKRLADAALERFGQIDVWINNVGVGAIGLFHQTPIDAHRRVVEANLLGHMNGAHAVLPHFRARGCGTLINMISLGGWVSSPYAAAYSASKFGLRGFSEALRAEVAQLPQVHVCDVYPTFVDTPGVTHGANYSGHRLSPPPGLVDPRRVADVLLSLSRRPRASTYIGLGARPGIWAHALAPNLMGRLMRWVTERALERAEPRPQTEGNLFAPSRGHAIDGGFMASRPSHRTAATWGIAATALGAAALAGWWAVRRRRPASY from the coding sequence ATGTCTTCCTCGTCCTCTTCCCCTGCTTTCCCATCACCGAGCGCCTCGTACAAGCTGTCTCCGGTCGTCGTCCTCACCGGCGCCTCCAGCGGCATCGGGCGCGCGGCCGCAATCGCCTTTGCCGGCGAAGGCGCCGACCTGGTGCTTGCGGCGCGCGAGCGCGAAGCGCTCGAGGTCGTCGCCGCCGAATGCAGCGAGGCCGGCGCGCGCGTGCTGGTGCAGCCCACCGACGTCACCGACGCGGCGGCGGTCAAGCGGCTGGCCGACGCGGCCCTGGAGCGCTTCGGCCAGATCGACGTGTGGATCAACAATGTCGGGGTGGGCGCCATCGGCCTGTTCCACCAGACGCCCATCGACGCGCACCGGCGCGTGGTCGAGGCCAACCTGCTGGGCCACATGAACGGCGCCCATGCCGTGCTGCCCCACTTCCGGGCCCGCGGCTGCGGAACGCTGATCAACATGATCTCGCTCGGCGGCTGGGTGTCGTCGCCCTATGCCGCGGCGTACAGCGCCAGCAAGTTCGGGCTGCGCGGCTTCTCCGAGGCGCTGCGCGCCGAAGTGGCGCAGCTGCCGCAGGTGCATGTGTGTGATGTCTACCCCACCTTCGTCGATACGCCCGGCGTTACGCACGGCGCGAACTACAGCGGCCACCGGCTGAGCCCACCGCCGGGCCTGGTCGATCCGCGGCGCGTGGCCGACGTCCTGCTGTCGCTGAGCCGGAGGCCGCGCGCCTCGACCTACATCGGCCTCGGGGCGCGGCCTGGCATCTGGGCCCATGCGCTGGCGCCGAACCTGATGGGGCGGCTGATGCGGTGGGTGACCGAGCGCGCGCTGGAACGCGCCGAACCTCGGCCGCAGACCGAGGGCAACCTGTTCGCGCCCTCGCGCGGACACGCGATCGATGGCGGCTTCATGGCCTCGCGGCCGAGCCATCGCACCGCCGCGACCTGGGGCATCGCGGCCACCGCGCTCGGCGCGGCGGCGCTCGCGGGTTGGTGGGCGGTGCGGCGGCGCAGGCCGGCAAGCTACTGA
- a CDS encoding FKBP-type peptidyl-prolyl cis-trans isomerase, translated as MKIQKDTVVTLRYKVADATTSKLIEESRDPMVYLHGGYNNTFPKIEAALEGKEAGFQATLHLAPSDAFGERDESLLRTIPKADFPPGVKVGGQLEGRNDQGEPQVFNVVKIKGPQVILDANHPLAGKSLKFSLSVTGVRAATQEEIAHRHVHGEHGHHH; from the coding sequence ATGAAAATCCAGAAAGACACCGTCGTGACCCTGCGCTACAAGGTCGCCGACGCCACCACGAGCAAGCTGATCGAGGAAAGCCGCGACCCGATGGTCTACCTCCATGGCGGCTACAACAACACCTTCCCCAAGATCGAGGCCGCGCTGGAGGGCAAGGAAGCGGGCTTCCAGGCCACGCTGCACCTGGCGCCCAGCGATGCCTTCGGCGAGCGCGACGAGTCGCTGCTGCGCACCATCCCGAAGGCGGACTTTCCGCCCGGCGTCAAGGTCGGCGGCCAGCTCGAGGGCCGCAACGACCAAGGCGAACCGCAGGTGTTCAACGTGGTGAAGATCAAGGGCCCGCAGGTGATCCTCGACGCCAATCATCCGCTCGCGGGCAAGTCACTCAAGTTCAGCCTGAGCGTGACCGGCGTGCGCGCGGCGACGCAGGAAGAGATTGCGCATCGCCATGTGCATGGCGAGCACGGCCATCATCACTGA
- a CDS encoding pirin family protein, protein MSAAGPIVRLEALGFPWKTIDPFLFCAYHDDAYPRANAQMGPEASLAGRDLGQDFSRKDGWSMYHGNAVPGFPGHPHRGFETVTIVRKGLIDHSDSLGATARFGGGDVQWLTAGRGIVHAEMFPLLDRAGPNPLELFQIWLNLPARSKMAQPHFTMFWAEDIPRFTAMDGEGRSTEVASVAGRIPPIDGAPGAGGPLTPPPDSWAAQPDADVAIWTLKMEPHACWVLPAATGQGTRRSLYFFKGRSVSVAGQKVDHHAAIELRADARVELINGDEESEFLVLQGRPIGEPVAQYGPFVMNTQAEIAQAMADYRRTQFGGWPWADMAPVHGHDPARFARHPDGSEERPELPAGALARG, encoded by the coding sequence ATGAGCGCCGCCGGCCCCATCGTCCGCCTCGAAGCCCTCGGCTTCCCCTGGAAGACCATCGATCCCTTCCTGTTCTGCGCCTACCACGACGACGCCTACCCGCGCGCCAACGCGCAGATGGGGCCCGAAGCCTCGCTGGCCGGGCGCGATCTCGGCCAGGACTTCAGCCGCAAGGACGGCTGGAGCATGTACCACGGTAACGCGGTGCCGGGGTTCCCGGGCCATCCGCATCGCGGCTTCGAGACGGTGACCATCGTGCGCAAGGGCCTCATCGACCATTCCGATTCGCTGGGCGCGACCGCGCGCTTCGGCGGCGGCGACGTGCAATGGCTCACCGCCGGCCGCGGCATCGTGCACGCGGAGATGTTCCCGCTGCTGGACCGGGCCGGGCCCAATCCGCTGGAGCTGTTCCAGATCTGGCTCAACCTGCCGGCGCGCAGCAAGATGGCGCAGCCGCACTTCACCATGTTCTGGGCCGAGGACATCCCGCGCTTCACCGCGATGGATGGCGAGGGCCGCTCGACCGAGGTGGCCAGCGTCGCCGGGCGCATCCCGCCGATCGATGGTGCGCCGGGCGCCGGGGGGCCGCTGACGCCGCCGCCCGATTCGTGGGCCGCGCAGCCCGATGCCGACGTGGCCATCTGGACCCTGAAGATGGAGCCCCATGCCTGCTGGGTGCTGCCCGCCGCGACGGGCCAGGGCACGCGGCGCAGCCTGTACTTCTTCAAGGGCCGCTCGGTCAGCGTGGCGGGCCAGAAGGTCGACCACCATGCCGCGATCGAGCTGCGCGCGGATGCCCGGGTGGAGCTCATCAATGGCGACGAGGAAAGCGAGTTCCTGGTGCTGCAGGGCCGGCCGATCGGCGAACCGGTGGCGCAGTACGGTCCCTTCGTGATGAACACGCAGGCCGAGATTGCGCAAGCCATGGCCGACTACCGCCGCACCCAGTTCGGCGGCTGGCCCTGGGCCGACATGGCGCCGGTGCATGGGCACGATCCGGCGCGCTTTGCACGGCATCCGGATGGGAGCGAGGAACGGCCCGAGCTGCCGGCGGGCGCGCTCGCCCGCGGCTAG
- a CDS encoding extracellular catalytic domain type 1 short-chain-length polyhydroxyalkanoate depolymerase, which translates to MASTLTRCVAIALLGLLVLASAWPAQAGTTSAFTLSPQSYSGSRERQYKVYVPDGLVTPAPMVMALHGCQQTHDDVLRDWGLTAAADRFGFILVAPFITSYDGLRNTNCWGFWLDQHRHQGRGEPEDLHQIGRQVEARFGIDPRRRYVTGLSSGAAMAVVLSVTHNEYFAAAASASGLPYGEDAASVSFSGCPGNASFHAVNQVVADMRRERNASDPIPLLVLQNNQDCTVIQPAGRNLRDAQLQLNGGAARDTPAEALAQQRPCTPVNGPDYGCQQSFYTVDAQPGSRSLVETVFYNGPAATPDPADTDHGHYWIGGQAGRDGKWALQRGPSYPDIVWDFFSRHAADTTSPPPPPPPPPPPPSCTSVVAAPGAHVGAGRATYGGLFGMRAISTGDMRDIGFAWDYFFTRVALHQGAGGRWFVQPPAGCG; encoded by the coding sequence ATGGCCTCTACGCTGACGCGCTGCGTCGCCATCGCCCTGCTCGGGCTGCTCGTGCTGGCGAGCGCATGGCCCGCCCAGGCCGGCACCACCAGCGCCTTCACCCTGTCCCCGCAAAGCTATTCCGGCTCGCGCGAGCGCCAGTACAAGGTCTACGTGCCGGATGGCCTCGTCACCCCGGCGCCGATGGTGATGGCGCTGCATGGCTGCCAGCAGACGCACGACGACGTGCTGCGCGACTGGGGCCTCACCGCCGCAGCCGATCGTTTCGGCTTCATCCTGGTCGCCCCCTTCATCACCAGCTACGACGGCCTGCGCAACACCAACTGCTGGGGCTTCTGGCTCGACCAGCACCGCCACCAGGGCCGCGGCGAGCCCGAGGACCTGCACCAGATCGGGCGGCAGGTGGAGGCGCGCTTCGGCATCGACCCGCGGCGGCGCTACGTGACCGGGCTGTCCTCGGGCGCGGCGATGGCGGTGGTGCTCTCGGTCACGCACAACGAGTATTTCGCCGCGGCGGCCAGCGCCTCGGGCCTGCCCTATGGCGAGGACGCGGCCTCGGTGTCCTTCTCGGGCTGCCCCGGCAACGCGAGCTTCCACGCGGTGAACCAGGTGGTGGCGGACATGCGGCGCGAGCGCAATGCGAGCGACCCGATCCCGCTGCTGGTGTTGCAGAACAACCAGGACTGCACCGTGATCCAGCCTGCCGGCCGCAACCTGCGCGATGCGCAGCTGCAGCTCAACGGCGGCGCGGCGCGCGACACGCCGGCCGAGGCGCTGGCACAGCAGCGACCCTGCACGCCTGTCAACGGGCCGGACTACGGCTGCCAGCAGAGTTTCTACACCGTCGATGCGCAGCCCGGCAGCCGCTCGCTGGTGGAGACGGTGTTCTACAACGGGCCGGCCGCCACGCCCGATCCCGCCGACACCGACCACGGCCACTACTGGATCGGCGGGCAGGCGGGCCGCGATGGCAAGTGGGCGCTGCAGCGCGGGCCGAGCTATCCGGACATCGTGTGGGACTTCTTCTCGCGTCATGCGGCCGACACCACCAGCCCGCCACCACCGCCTCCGCCTCCGCCTCCGCCACCTAGCTGCACCAGCGTGGTCGCCGCGCCGGGCGCCCACGTCGGCGCCGGCCGCGCCACCTACGGCGGGTTGTTCGGCATGCGCGCCATCAGCACCGGCGACATGCGCGACATCGGCTTCGCCTGGGACTACTTCTTCACGAGGGTGGCGCTGCACCAGGGCGCGGGTGGCCGCTGGTTCGTACAGCCGCCCGCCGGCTGCGGCTGA
- a CDS encoding FAD-dependent monooxygenase produces MDCDVLVVGAGPTGLMLANQLARRGVRTLIIDRHAGPARETRALGVQARTLEIYAKLGVVDRALALGKRGSGANLWAEGRRMARVPLGDAGAQLSPYPYILVLGQDDNEKILGERLHDFGLSVRWNTELLALTQTPECATATLKLASGEMQEIETAWVAGCDGARSAVREQSGIGFPGASYEHVFFVADVQATGSMVPDEVNVYLYKDGFHLLFPMRGQDHWRLVGILPAALRDREGVRFDDVIPSVRKEAGAGLAFEGCSWFSTYRIHHRSASRFREGRAFVLGDAAHIHSPVGAQGMNTGLQDAYNLGWKLALVVQGQADEALLDSYEAERLPVARRLLDTTDRGFKLVVSDNWFAGLLRTEVLARVGALAMSRPRIQRMAFRVVSQIGIHYRASALSLSLDDPPQGAPRAGDRFPWLRLRFSADGPPQDVFDKLDDLHFHLLVFGQPAPQAPLLLPGERVRVHAFPPDPGNAAELARQKLPQLSFYLLRPDGHIALCGARLDLAALARHAAGPLGLRTLPLG; encoded by the coding sequence ATGGATTGCGATGTCCTTGTCGTCGGTGCCGGTCCCACCGGCCTCATGCTGGCCAACCAGCTAGCGCGTCGTGGCGTGCGCACGCTGATCATCGATCGCCACGCGGGACCGGCGCGCGAGACCCGGGCCCTGGGCGTGCAGGCGCGCACGCTGGAGATCTACGCGAAGCTGGGCGTGGTGGACCGCGCACTGGCGCTCGGCAAGCGCGGCTCGGGCGCCAACCTGTGGGCCGAAGGGCGGCGCATGGCACGCGTTCCGCTCGGCGATGCGGGCGCGCAGCTGAGCCCCTATCCCTACATTCTCGTGCTCGGACAGGACGACAACGAGAAGATCCTGGGCGAGCGGCTGCACGACTTCGGCCTCTCGGTCCGCTGGAACACCGAGCTGCTGGCCCTCACCCAGACGCCCGAGTGCGCGACGGCGACGCTGAAGCTGGCGAGCGGCGAGATGCAGGAGATCGAGACCGCCTGGGTCGCCGGCTGCGACGGCGCCCGCAGCGCGGTGCGCGAGCAGAGCGGAATCGGCTTTCCGGGCGCGTCCTACGAGCATGTGTTCTTCGTCGCCGACGTGCAGGCGACCGGCAGCATGGTGCCGGACGAGGTCAACGTCTACCTGTACAAGGACGGCTTCCACCTGCTGTTCCCGATGCGCGGGCAGGACCACTGGCGCCTGGTCGGCATCCTGCCGGCGGCGCTGCGCGACAGGGAGGGTGTGCGCTTCGATGACGTGATTCCCTCTGTGCGCAAGGAGGCCGGCGCCGGCCTCGCCTTCGAGGGCTGCAGCTGGTTCTCCACCTACCGCATCCATCACCGCAGCGCCTCGCGCTTTCGCGAGGGCCGCGCCTTCGTGCTCGGCGATGCGGCCCACATCCACAGCCCGGTCGGCGCGCAGGGCATGAACACGGGCCTGCAGGACGCCTACAACCTGGGGTGGAAGCTGGCCCTGGTCGTGCAGGGGCAGGCCGATGAGGCGCTGCTGGACTCGTACGAGGCCGAGCGCCTGCCGGTCGCGCGACGCCTGCTCGACACCACCGACCGCGGCTTCAAGCTGGTGGTGTCCGACAACTGGTTCGCCGGCCTGCTGCGCACCGAGGTGCTGGCACGCGTCGGCGCGCTGGCCATGAGCCGGCCGCGCATTCAACGCATGGCCTTTCGGGTGGTGTCGCAGATCGGCATCCACTATCGAGCCAGCGCCCTGTCGCTCTCGCTGGACGACCCGCCCCAGGGCGCGCCGCGCGCTGGCGATCGTTTTCCGTGGCTTCGGCTGCGCTTCTCGGCGGACGGGCCGCCGCAGGACGTGTTCGACAAGCTCGATGACCTGCATTTCCACCTGCTCGTGTTCGGCCAGCCGGCGCCGCAGGCGCCCCTGCTCCTGCCCGGCGAGCGGGTGCGCGTCCATGCCTTCCCGCCGGACCCCGGCAACGCAGCGGAACTGGCGCGCCAGAAGCTGCCGCAGCTTTCGTTCTATTTGCTGCGGCCCGACGGCCATATCGCGCTGTGCGGCGCGCGGCTGGACCTCGCGGCGCTCGCGCGCCATGCAGCCGGGCCCCTGGGCCTGCGGACGCTCCCCCTTGGGTAG
- the leuB gene encoding 3-isopropylmalate dehydrogenase, whose product MKIAVLPGDGIGPEVTAEAVRVLKAVLGSGQAVELVEAPIGQAGIDSAGDPLPQATLAIARAADAILFGSAGMPGDEAIAFAMRPGASLLRLRQDLGLFANFRPAFLFPELIGASTLKPEVIEGLDLMILRELTGDVYFGEPRGSGTNARGEREAFNTMRYSEPEVERIAHVAFRTARARRRKLCSVDKANVLEVMQLWREVVTRVGAEYPDVELTHLFVDAAAMQLMRAPKQFDVIVTGNIFGDILSDAAAMLTGSIGMLPSASMAAGTKGLYEPVHGTAPDIAGKDLANPLAAILSMAMMLRYSFGLAEHADRVEAAVRKVLAEGLRTGDIFQPGMRRVGTREMGEAVVAAVRG is encoded by the coding sequence ATGAAGATCGCAGTGTTGCCCGGTGACGGCATCGGCCCCGAAGTCACGGCCGAAGCCGTGCGCGTGCTGAAGGCCGTGCTGGGTTCCGGCCAGGCCGTGGAGCTGGTCGAGGCGCCGATCGGCCAGGCCGGCATCGACAGTGCCGGCGACCCGCTGCCGCAGGCCACGCTCGCCATCGCGCGCGCCGCGGACGCCATCCTGTTCGGCTCTGCCGGGATGCCCGGCGACGAGGCCATCGCCTTTGCCATGCGGCCCGGCGCCAGCCTGCTGCGGCTGCGCCAGGACCTGGGCTTGTTCGCCAACTTCCGGCCGGCCTTCCTCTTTCCCGAGCTGATCGGCGCCTCCACCCTCAAGCCCGAGGTGATCGAGGGCCTGGACCTGATGATCCTGCGCGAGCTCACCGGCGATGTCTACTTCGGCGAGCCGCGCGGCAGCGGCACCAACGCGCGCGGCGAGCGCGAGGCCTTCAACACGATGCGCTACTCCGAGCCCGAAGTGGAGCGCATCGCGCACGTCGCCTTCCGCACCGCGCGGGCGCGCCGGCGCAAGCTCTGCTCGGTGGACAAGGCCAACGTGCTGGAGGTGATGCAGCTGTGGCGAGAGGTGGTCACGCGCGTCGGCGCCGAGTACCCGGACGTGGAGCTCACGCATCTCTTCGTCGACGCCGCCGCGATGCAGCTGATGCGCGCGCCGAAGCAGTTCGACGTGATCGTCACCGGCAACATCTTCGGCGACATCCTCTCGGATGCGGCCGCGATGCTGACCGGGTCGATCGGCATGTTGCCTTCGGCCTCGATGGCTGCGGGCACCAAGGGGCTGTACGAGCCGGTGCACGGCACGGCGCCCGACATCGCCGGCAAGGACCTGGCGAACCCGCTCGCCGCCATCCTCTCGATGGCGATGATGCTGCGCTATTCCTTCGGGCTGGCCGAGCACGCGGACCGCGTCGAGGCCGCGGTCCGCAAGGTGCTGGCCGAGGGCCTGCGCACCGGCGACATCTTCCAGCCCGGCATGCGGCGCGTGGGCACGCGCGAGATGGGCGAGGCGGTGGTAGCGGCGGTGCGGGGTTGA